Proteins encoded in a region of the Thermus sp. LT1-2-5 genome:
- a CDS encoding oligosaccharide flippase family protein has translation MPTSGGWWAILSAGRLRRFIGFLLHSGTGRNLFYLYLVQGANYLFPLLTLPYLSRVLRPEGFGVLAVGQSLAFYLQLLVEYGFSLSGTREVARHRNDKAALASIFAGVMAAKLILVVPAFLLALAALLLPALRGREEVVLAAFFWAVAWGLSPVWFFQGLERMREAALLEVLTRGLATLGVFLLVRSPEQAYLPLLLNGVGALVASGLGVFWLARHLPLRWPALGEGVMFLTMGRDLFFFRVAVSLYTAANPLILSFFAPSSQV, from the coding sequence TTGCCTACTTCCGGGGGGTGGTGGGCCATTCTTAGCGCAGGCCGCTTGCGCCGCTTTATTGGCTTCCTCTTGCATTCCGGGACCGGTCGGAACCTCTTCTATCTCTACCTTGTCCAGGGGGCGAACTACCTTTTTCCCTTGCTTACCCTCCCGTACCTGTCTCGAGTTTTGCGCCCAGAAGGCTTTGGGGTTCTGGCGGTGGGTCAGTCCCTGGCGTTTTATTTGCAGCTCTTGGTGGAATACGGTTTTTCCCTTTCGGGAACCCGAGAGGTGGCGCGGCATAGGAACGACAAGGCGGCTTTGGCTAGCATTTTTGCGGGGGTTATGGCGGCAAAGCTTATCCTTGTTGTTCCCGCCTTTTTGCTCGCCCTAGCGGCACTTCTCTTGCCTGCTCTTCGGGGCAGGGAAGAGGTGGTCCTAGCTGCTTTCTTTTGGGCTGTGGCTTGGGGCCTGAGCCCAGTCTGGTTTTTCCAGGGACTCGAGCGGATGCGGGAGGCGGCCCTTTTGGAGGTTTTGACCCGCGGGTTAGCCACCCTGGGAGTTTTCCTCCTGGTTCGCTCGCCCGAGCAGGCGTATCTGCCCCTCCTTCTCAACGGGGTGGGGGCTTTGGTGGCGAGCGGCTTGGGGGTGTTTTGGCTTGCCCGCCACTTGCCCTTGCGGTGGCCTGCTTTGGGGGAAGGAGTGATGTTTTTAACCATGGGAAGGGATCTTTTTTTCTTCCGTGTGGCCGTGAGCCTTTACACGGCGGCAAACCCTCTTATTTTGAGCTTCTTCGCGCCTTCTTCCCAAGTG
- the smpB gene encoding SsrA-binding protein SmpB, whose protein sequence is MTPVLENRRARHDYEILETYEAGLVLKGTEVKSIRAGKVDFTGSFAKFEDGELYLENLYIAPYEKGSYTNVDPRRKRKLLLHRHELNRLRGKVEQKGLTLVPLKIYFNERGYAKVLLGLARGKKAYQKKEDDKKKAVRRALEEL, encoded by the coding sequence ATGACCCCCGTGCTGGAGAACCGCCGGGCGCGGCACGACTACGAGATCCTGGAAACCTACGAGGCGGGCCTGGTCCTCAAGGGGACGGAGGTGAAGTCCATCCGGGCGGGGAAGGTGGACTTCACGGGAAGCTTCGCCAAGTTTGAAGACGGGGAGCTTTACCTGGAAAACCTTTACATCGCCCCCTACGAGAAGGGCTCCTACACCAACGTGGACCCCCGCCGCAAGCGCAAGCTCCTCCTCCACCGCCACGAGCTCAACCGCCTCCGGGGCAAGGTGGAGCAAAAGGGGCTCACCCTGGTGCCCCTGAAGATCTACTTCAACGAGCGGGGTTACGCCAAGGTGCTCTTAGGGCTGGCCCGGGGGAAGAAGGCCTACCAGAAGAAGGAAGACGACAAGAAGAAGGCGGTGCGCCGCGCTCTGGAGGAGCTATGA
- a CDS encoding N-acetylmuramoyl-L-alanine amidase, whose translation MRVLLLLLFTALAWAQAPKPLKAGSLTGEAVYPGGRGVAYGPARLVAQGLGLSLWQGEGRLALGLGSRQKVFPLVGEEAKAALQGAAWRRGDEVYVPLRPLAEALGLTYRAQEGILLELPWADLLGVEREGTRLTLRFSREVNALYRDGGVLFLLAKGASPELRQEALGLFLPLDTPPDRLYYPGGGRVALEWGPLPKASPLILLDPGHGGKDTGINLGGVWEKDLTLDLARRVAARLPGSRLTRNQDATLPLEARLAQAQGAAVFLSLHVTRGSALNLYLPKERSLALAKNAETLLATAPPEQRALLKAFAGDPRRLAQALESAFSALGLVLAKAEGPYALTDLPGAAVLLEIGADRLKTPQDRQALAEAIAKGIRSYLEE comes from the coding sequence ATGAGGGTTCTCCTGCTCCTCCTCTTCACCGCCTTGGCCTGGGCCCAGGCCCCCAAGCCCCTGAAGGCAGGAAGCCTCACGGGGGAGGCGGTCTACCCCGGGGGGCGGGGGGTAGCCTACGGGCCTGCCCGCCTGGTGGCCCAGGGCCTGGGGCTTTCCTTGTGGCAAGGGGAAGGCCGCCTGGCCTTGGGCTTGGGAAGCCGGCAGAAGGTCTTTCCCCTCGTAGGGGAGGAAGCCAAGGCCGCCCTACAAGGAGCGGCCTGGCGGCGGGGCGATGAGGTCTACGTTCCCTTGCGCCCCCTGGCGGAGGCCCTGGGCCTCACCTACCGGGCCCAGGAAGGAATCCTCTTGGAGCTTCCCTGGGCGGACCTCCTGGGGGTGGAGCGGGAAGGGACCAGGCTCACCCTCCGCTTCTCCCGGGAAGTGAACGCCCTTTACCGGGATGGGGGGGTGCTCTTCCTCCTGGCCAAGGGGGCCTCGCCGGAGCTTCGCCAGGAGGCCTTGGGGCTCTTCCTCCCCCTGGACACCCCTCCCGACCGCCTCTACTACCCGGGAGGGGGCCGGGTGGCCCTGGAGTGGGGCCCCTTGCCCAAGGCGAGCCCCCTAATCCTCCTGGACCCGGGGCACGGGGGGAAGGACACGGGGATTAACCTGGGCGGGGTTTGGGAGAAGGACCTCACCCTGGACCTGGCCCGCCGGGTGGCGGCCCGCCTCCCGGGTAGCCGCCTCACCCGGAACCAGGACGCCACCCTTCCCCTCGAGGCCCGCCTGGCCCAGGCCCAAGGGGCGGCGGTCTTCCTCTCCCTCCACGTCACCCGGGGAAGCGCCCTCAACCTCTACCTGCCCAAGGAGCGCTCCCTGGCCCTGGCCAAGAACGCCGAAACCCTCTTGGCCACCGCCCCTCCAGAGCAAAGAGCCCTGCTCAAGGCCTTTGCCGGCGACCCCCGCCGCCTGGCCCAGGCCTTGGAAAGCGCCTTTTCCGCCTTGGGCCTCGTCCTGGCCAAGGCGGAAGGCCCCTACGCCCTCACCGACCTTCCCGGGGCAGCGGTTTTGCTGGAAATCGGCGCAGACC